Genomic window (Subtercola endophyticus):
GATTCCTTATGCGCTGACCCCGACCCTGGTGTACGGCCCGAACCCCGACTTCGCAGCTCAGATGTCGGCCGGCAAGGCCACGTTCGCCGACAGCGAGTGGAAGACCGCCTTCGACAAGTACAAGCAGATGCAAGACGCTGGCTGCTTCCAAGACGGTGACCTCGGTACGTCGTATGAAGACGCGCTGAAGCTCGTCGCCACTGGTGATGCCTTCGGCTCGGTGCAGGTCAACTCGTCGATCGCCGCTATGCAGCAAGACGCCGCGAGCGGAACGCAGTTCTCCTACCTGCCGATGCCTGCCAACGATGACGCGACTTCAACGCGGATGGCCGGTGCCGTGGGTGCCTCCTACGCGGTGAACGCTGCTTCGAAGAACAAAGACGCCGCGATCAAGTTCGTCGACTGGCTCGCGTCTGACGAGGGTTCGACGGTGTATGCAACGGCTGTCGCCGGTATCCCCGCCATTCCGAGCACGACCTTCAAGGCCGACCCGCTGCTGGCTACGTTCATCAAGTACCAGACCGACGGCAAGACCGACCCGTTCATGGATCAGCTCTGGCCGAACTCGAAGGTGCAGCAGGTTCACTTCGAGGTTCTGCAGCAGCTGCTGGCCGGAACGTTGAGCTCTGAAGACGCGCTCAAGCAGATGGATGCCGCCTACGCCGAGGGCGAAGGCTAAGTCTCCACCCGGGAGGGCCTGGCTCGAGGTTCGAGCTGGGCCCTCCTTTTTCATACCCAGGCACAACCCCTCTTTTCATACCCAGACACACCCCATCGGCAGAAAGAAGCACTGTTTCACCCATGTCTGAAGACCTCGTTCGTCGCTTCGAAAACCCAGACCTGTCTTACGGCCCCGTACCCCTGTGGTGGTGGAGCGGCGAGAAACTCGACTCCACTCGGTTGCGCTGGCAGATGCAACAGCTCGTCGATCAGAACGTTCGCCAGGCCGTGGTGATGAACCTGGCCCCGACGGGTCCGCTCTACGGCGCCCTGGCCGACGACCCCGCCTTCATGTCTGACGAGTGGTGGACCATCTTCGAGCGGGCCTGCGTCGACGCCGACGAGCTCGGTTTTCAGATCTGGCTTTACGACCAGATCGGCTTCTCGGGCGCGAACATTCAGGGCCACCTGGTGGCCGCAGATCCGACCCTCGCGGGCCAGGCTCTCGGTCAGGTTCGCATCGACGTGTCGGGTGACGTGAGTCTCGCCGCCCCTGAGGGGTCTGTCGCGCTCGGCGCCTGGTACATCGCGCCCGGCTCGGCGACCTCGACGCCGGTCACGTTGCGCGGAAACGGTGCCACGTATGCCGCCGACGGCGGAGAGCTCGTGGTCGCCTTCGTCGCGACCCGCGGCTTCGACTACTTCTCACGCAAGGCCTCGGCCGCGCTCATCGACGCCGTGTTCGGCGCCTACTCGCGCCACGTCGGCCAGTGGTTCGGCACGGCCATCGGCGGGGTGTTCCAAGACGAGCTGCCGGATATGCCCAGCTGGTCATCCACCTTCGCCGCCGAGTTCGAGGCGGCGAACGCCTACTCGGTGCTCGAACTTCTTCCTGCCCTCTGGGGCGACCCGCTCTTCGAGGGCGCCACGCGCGACGCAGGAACCGTTCGTGTGGACTACCACCGCACCCGCGCGCGCCTCGGCGAAGAGGCGTTCTTCACCCCACTCGCCGAATGGCTGAAAGGCGCCGGGCTCGAGTGCGGCTTCGACCAGCAGACCCCGGCGCGCGAAGGCGACCCCGCCGGTGCCACCCGGCTCTACGGCGACTATCTCGCCACGCACTCGCAGTACGGCATTCCCGGCAGCGACCACTGGGGCGATTCCAAGATCCACAGCTCGATGGCGCACGCCAACGGTCACGAGCGCGTCTGGATCGAGTCGTTCCACTCCTCAGGCTGGGGCGGAACCCTCGAAGAGACCTATGACTGGCTGAGCCCCTACTTTCGCCGCGGCGCCAACCTCTACGACCCGCATGCGGTGTACTACTCCACGCGGTCGGGCTGGTTCGAGTGGGCTCCGCCGTCGACGTGCTGGCGGCAGCCGTACTGGCCGGCCTACGGGGAGTTCGCGCTGGCGATCGCCCGCGTGTCGTCGACCCTCACCATGGGGCAGCACCGGGCATCCACTGTGCTGTTCTACCCGACCGAAAGCGCGCAATTCGATGTGACGGTGGATGGTCGTGACCTCGGCGAGGCCCGGTCGACGGCGCACTACCACCAGTTGAACGGCGCCACCTCGTGGTTCGCCGAGCGACGCGGACTTCTCGAGAGCGCCGGCGTCGACTACGACATTCTGGGCAGCGACACCGTTGCACACGCGGCCATCGAAGCCGACGCGGCCGGTGGTGCCGAGCTTCTCATCGGTTCGGGCCGATTCAGAAACGTCGTGCTGCCGGATGTTCGGGTGCTGTCGGTCGCGACCGCCCGAGTACTGCTCGACTTCGCTGCGGCGGGCGGCGTCATCGTGGCCAGCGGCGAGACGCCGAGCGTGTTCACGAACGGCGACGCGGCTTCGACCGCTGCCGTCACACTGGGATTCGCCGCGGCCCTTTCGGCTGGTTCGATAGCGGTTGTCGCCGACACCGCCGAGGTCGCGGGTGCGCTCGCCGACTCGGTGGTCACCGTGCGTGCCGACGCTCCCACGATGCTGCGCTCGGTGGGCGACGCCCACCTCATCGCCCTCATCGCCCACGACGAAGAGACCGGAACGGTGCAGCCCTTGCTGCCCGGCTTCGAAGATTCGGCGTGGATCGAAGGCGGCGGCAGCTTCAACTGGAAGGTCTACTGGCACGACCTGAGCACAAAGGGCTACACCTTCGTGCCGCCCACAGGCCGAACGTTCACTGCAACGGTCTCCGGTCTCGGTGCGGGCGACCTCACCGTGCAG
Coding sequences:
- a CDS encoding ABC transporter substrate-binding protein; protein product: MRYKVVGALAASTLLVAGLAACSNDTGSSSGSGGSSTVTWALLTSEKPAADLVKAAYEKANPGVTINYTISDVDNYQTTTRTQLSSGTAPDVIYTWAGDGNPMAMTVVQKAGLIVDLSNEPFASKIPSGIAPVTSIDGKTYVAPITFSGIGAAYNQTAMDAAGLKAPTTWTELLAFCGSAKSMGKSAFALAAGTPWNTQLIPYALTPTLVYGPNPDFAAQMSAGKATFADSEWKTAFDKYKQMQDAGCFQDGDLGTSYEDALKLVATGDAFGSVQVNSSIAAMQQDAASGTQFSYLPMPANDDATSTRMAGAVGASYAVNAASKNKDAAIKFVDWLASDEGSTVYATAVAGIPAIPSTTFKADPLLATFIKYQTDGKTDPFMDQLWPNSKVQQVHFEVLQQLLAGTLSSEDALKQMDAAYAEGEG